Part of the Desulfovulcanus ferrireducens genome, TTGATACCGTAACTTTACGGCTTTTAAAATCAAACAAATTGTGGTTCAGAGCTAAATTTAGCGATTTTTAATTGAGTTTTACATTAAACACATTGGAATAAAAGTACATTCTGAGCCAGCATTTTTTACCCAATAGGTGAGATTGCATCAAGGCTAACGCTCTTCGGAATGACTAGTCGCTCATCCTGTCATTGCGAGGGCAGCGAAGCTGCCCGTGGCAATCTCAAACTTAAAACTGCAAAAAATTACACGAGTTAGGTTAGAAATTGCCTTTTTCATAACCTAACTTTGACTACAACAAGGCAGAATAATTGCGTAGGGGAGTTAGACAGATTCTGTCAAACATCCTATTTAACGATTACGTCTAATTAGCTGTTGTGCGTTTAAGGAATAAGCATGGGAGGTTCTAAAAGAACTCTAGAAAAAATGTGGGAAGAGGACGAGCAAAAGCGCAAAGAATTATTGGAAGTTCCCAGCATCGTAGCTGAGTCTCACGAGCTTATTGGAGAACTAAAAGCCCAGTTAGGGAATAGCAGAGAAACAATAGCCAGCCTTAAAAAGCAAATTGTGGAATCAAATTCAATTAAGGTGAAATTACAAGACTACTTTGTTGGTGGGCTAGTAGGGGCTATTTTGGGAGCAATATTGGCTAAAGTATTATAAACCACCACCAATCAAGGCAAGTTAACATAGACCGCAAACTCGGCTGACAACTCATTTGCTTCCGGTTATTTGCTTCTTTATATTTCATCCGACTTATTCGCAGAAACCAATGTCTACTCCTCTGGTGGAGAGCTATGAAAATAATTGATTTAAGCCATCCTATATCTCCAAACATGCCTGTATATCCGGGCACAGAACCACCCATATTCATCACCGGGTCAAACATTGATGACGTTGGTTTTCTTGAAAAGAAGATTACTATGTATTCACATATCGGCACACATATTGACGCCCCGGCTCATATCATTAGGGGAGCAAAGACTCTTGATCAGTTATCTATTGAGCACTTTATCGGGAAAGCATTTTTATTGGATCTGACTACAAGAAAAAAGAAATCCATTGACATTGATGAATTAGAACCTCATCAGGGTTCAATAAAAAATAGTGATTTTATTTTACTCAACACAGGTTGGAGTCTTTTGTGGGGCTCTAACAGCTATTTCCAAAATTACCCGATCTTGTCTTCAGAAGCAGCGTCATGGCTTTGTAATTTTAATCTAAAGGGGGTGGGAACGGACACGATTTCCGCAGATGAAGCCAATTCGCAGGATTTTCCAATCCATAAAATTTTTCTAAGCCACAACATTGTCATTATTGAAAACTTGACAAATTTAAATGCTTTGCCTGCTAATCACTTCATGTTCTCATGTTTTCCTTTGAAAATAGAACAGGCAGATGGTTCACCAGTGAGAGCGGTTGCAATTATTTAACATATAACCATGCGCAAGAACTTGCCCCCAACTCACGTCCTGTAACATGCATTGATACGCACATATTCTTCAGTCAAATCCGAACTCAACAAAGTGTATTCTCCGGGTCCACTGCCCAAACAGACCTGGATGTGCACATCTTGTTTGCGCAAGTGACGGGCCAAGATATTGTCTATATCCATCTTCACAGGTTGTCCCTGGGCAAAAATAGTTATCCCTGCAATCTCCACCCGTACCTGATCCGGATCAAATTCAGCACCACTGCGCCCCAGGGCTGCAACAATCCGTCCCCAATTCGGATCCTGACCATAAAGGGCTGTTTTGACCAGGGGAGAATGCCCAATAGTCCTGGCGGCCACTTCGGCCTGGGCTTCATCTTTTGCACCTGTGACCTGAATATGGATGACCTTTGTCCCCCCCTCAGCGTCCTGGACAATCTGGTAAGCCAAATCCTGACAAACTTCTTGTAAAGCGTTGCTTACCAGACCCTGTTCATCCGGATGGACACGCACCCTGGCCTCTCCATTGGCCAAAGCCAGAACACAATCATTGGTACTTGTATCGCCATCCACGGTGATGGCGTTAAAGCTCGCGTCCACTGCCTCCCTCAAAGACTTTGCCCACCACTCAGGATCTACTTGAGCATCGCAGAGTACAAACCCAAGCATCGTGGCCATATCAGGACAAATCATTCCTGCGCCTTTGGCCAATCCCAAAAAGGTAATCTGCCCCTCTCGCAGGTCCAGCCGCTTCCATGACAGCTTGGGGAAAGTGTCTGTTGTCATAATGGCCTTGGCTACCTGCACGGGCTCTGCCCGGCCCAAAGCTGACTTAAGTTCGGGGATAGCCTTTTTCCACTTCTCAAGATCAAACTGCTCTCCTATAACTCCTGTTGAGGCGGGCAGGATTTCATCTTCACCCAGGGCCAAAAGCTCCCGCAACATTTGCAAGGTTTGACGACAATTCTTATACCCTGCCTCTCCAGTGCAGGCATTGGCCTGACCGGCATTGACCAGTATTCCCCGGACTTCTGTTCTTCTTTCCAGTATTTCCTTAGCAACTAATATCGGTGCTGCCTGAAACCTGTTCTTAGTAAATACAGCAGCTGTAGAAGCGGGACTCTGACTAAATATAAAG contains:
- the argJ gene encoding bifunctional glutamate N-acetyltransferase/amino-acid acetyltransferase ArgJ is translated as MVLVPKGYLFATVGAGFKYQDRDDLAFIFSQSPASTAAVFTKNRFQAAPILVAKEILERRTEVRGILVNAGQANACTGEAGYKNCRQTLQMLRELLALGEDEILPASTGVIGEQFDLEKWKKAIPELKSALGRAEPVQVAKAIMTTDTFPKLSWKRLDLREGQITFLGLAKGAGMICPDMATMLGFVLCDAQVDPEWWAKSLREAVDASFNAITVDGDTSTNDCVLALANGEARVRVHPDEQGLVSNALQEVCQDLAYQIVQDAEGGTKVIHIQVTGAKDEAQAEVAARTIGHSPLVKTALYGQDPNWGRIVAALGRSGAEFDPDQVRVEIAGITIFAQGQPVKMDIDNILARHLRKQDVHIQVCLGSGPGEYTLLSSDLTEEYVRINACYRT
- a CDS encoding cyclase family protein, with the translated sequence MKIIDLSHPISPNMPVYPGTEPPIFITGSNIDDVGFLEKKITMYSHIGTHIDAPAHIIRGAKTLDQLSIEHFIGKAFLLDLTTRKKKSIDIDELEPHQGSIKNSDFILLNTGWSLLWGSNSYFQNYPILSSEAASWLCNFNLKGVGTDTISADEANSQDFPIHKIFLSHNIVIIENLTNLNALPANHFMFSCFPLKIEQADGSPVRAVAII